The DNA region AAGAGGTTGCCCAGTGAAATTTCAGGCCAGACTTTCCCCAATGAAGCGACTTCTCCCCTCACTGATTGTGGCGACGCTGCTTTTCGCCCCCGCCTTTCACGCAGTCGCACAGCAGGCCACGGCCTCTGCCGACGGCGGCCGCATGAGCACGCCCGAGGCGCAGTCTCCGGAGAAGAACCAACAGGAGAAGGACGAGAACGACGAGTATCGCCACTCCCCCGCGGTACGGGCTCTGGGCGCTAAGCTGGGCATGAACGCCGAGCAGGCAGCGACAGCGTTCACAGTTGCCAATTTCATTGTGCTCGCAATTCTGGTCGGCTGGTTCCTGCTCAAGACGCTGCCCAAGACCTTCCGTGACCGCAACACCGCAATCCAGAAGCATCTGGTCGATGCGCGCACTGCCACCGAAGAGGCCAGCGCCCGGTTGAATAGCGTTGAGAGCCGCCTGGGCAAGCTCGACGAACAGATTGCCGCTATGCGCGCCCAGGCCGAGAAGGATTCGGCACTCGATGAACAGCGCATCAAGGCCTCGGTTGAGGAAGAGAAGCAGAAAATTCTGCGCGCTGCCGAGCAGGAAATTTCCGCAGCAACGGTCACTGCCCGCAAGCAGCTTCA from Edaphobacter paludis includes:
- a CDS encoding ATP synthase F0 subunit B — translated: MKRLLPSLIVATLLFAPAFHAVAQQATASADGGRMSTPEAQSPEKNQQEKDENDEYRHSPAVRALGAKLGMNAEQAATAFTVANFIVLAILVGWFLLKTLPKTFRDRNTAIQKHLVDARTATEEASARLNSVESRLGKLDEQIAAMRAQAEKDSALDEQRIKASVEEEKQKILRAAEQEISAATVTARKQLQQYAADLAIEQAARKLVVTAETDRLLVQGFARRLTGEDSKGGEN